A part of Kineosporia sp. NBRC 101731 genomic DNA contains:
- a CDS encoding universal stress protein, whose protein sequence is MTFKTRKTVVGYDGSRSAQAALDWAAVDAAERGSELLVLHVAEFGPAEHDGGSTPEPLGRASTTLLEDGLARVRRLAPDLPVTLETSLAGISRSLVTASCTAEMVVLGVPEHRTVEGQVLGNTTAAVVARAHCPVVVVSPGAGVARGRCVTVGYDGSAGAERALSFAAERAGRQDVPLVVTVAYEDAQGTQDTQGTQAATRLGELAVTWVHRCFPGVQARYELVEGTAVPVLSDASHGCGIVVVGNRGRGLTADLLTGSVGNGLITRSHSPLAVVH, encoded by the coding sequence ATGACGTTCAAGACACGTAAGACCGTTGTCGGCTACGACGGGTCTCGGTCTGCGCAGGCCGCCCTGGACTGGGCCGCGGTCGACGCTGCCGAGCGGGGCTCGGAACTACTCGTCCTGCACGTGGCCGAGTTCGGTCCGGCGGAGCACGACGGGGGCAGCACACCGGAGCCGCTGGGACGGGCCTCGACCACGCTGCTGGAAGACGGGCTGGCCCGGGTGCGCCGCCTGGCGCCCGATCTGCCGGTGACGCTGGAGACGAGTCTGGCCGGCATCAGCCGGTCGCTGGTCACGGCCTCGTGCACGGCGGAGATGGTGGTGCTGGGCGTGCCGGAGCACCGGACCGTCGAGGGCCAGGTCCTCGGTAACACCACCGCGGCCGTCGTGGCGCGGGCCCACTGCCCCGTCGTCGTGGTCAGCCCGGGGGCGGGAGTTGCCCGCGGCCGGTGCGTGACCGTGGGGTACGACGGTTCCGCCGGTGCCGAGCGGGCCCTGTCCTTCGCCGCCGAGCGGGCGGGCCGTCAGGACGTGCCGCTGGTGGTCACCGTGGCCTACGAGGACGCGCAGGGAACACAGGACACTCAGGGAACACAGGCGGCGACCCGGCTCGGGGAGCTGGCCGTCACCTGGGTGCACCGTTGCTTCCCCGGGGTACAGGCACGGTACGAGCTGGTCGAGGGAACGGCCGTGCCGGTGCTCTCCGACGCCTCCCACGGCTGCGGGATCGTCGTGGTCGGTAACCGGGGCCGGGGCCTGACCGCCGACCTGCTCACCGGATCGGTGGGGAACGGGCTCATCACCCGCTCGCACAGCCCTCTGGCGGTCGTGCACTAG
- a CDS encoding LLM class flavin-dependent oxidoreductase: MPVINSLAFLTPGNFDDDDPYSGLEDTLQLFEYGEALGFDGGWIRQRHLEHGVGSAAVFLAAAGQRTRRIELGTAVIPIGYESPFRLAEDLALSDVLSRGRLQPGFSAGVPPHADLMGHLVFDGDWRTYDLSYGRIERLLANLRGDFLGDDDTVIRSPGNVQRPRLQPYSPGLASRVWYGGGSTRSVRWAGEQGLNLLTGNIVAAERETFLQSQLQLVREYRQLSRGRVALGRVILPWDSASRATRERYRAYGASRHERTLAPVEIGGRRMHIAPDLVGPSDEILEQLHADPVLAEVSELRLELPYEFVREDYEQILRDTTELIAPELGWKAS; the protein is encoded by the coding sequence ATGCCGGTCATCAACTCCCTGGCGTTCCTGACTCCCGGAAACTTCGACGACGACGATCCGTACTCCGGTCTGGAAGACACCCTCCAGCTCTTCGAGTACGGCGAGGCCCTGGGCTTCGACGGTGGCTGGATCCGCCAGCGCCATCTGGAGCACGGGGTCGGCTCGGCGGCGGTGTTCCTGGCCGCGGCCGGTCAGCGCACCCGCCGCATCGAGCTCGGCACCGCCGTGATCCCGATCGGCTACGAGAGCCCGTTCCGCCTGGCCGAAGACCTGGCCCTGTCCGACGTGCTCTCGCGCGGGCGGCTGCAGCCCGGCTTCAGCGCGGGCGTGCCCCCGCACGCCGACCTGATGGGGCATCTGGTCTTCGACGGCGACTGGCGCACCTACGACCTGTCGTACGGGCGCATCGAGCGGCTCCTGGCGAACCTGCGGGGCGACTTCCTGGGCGACGACGACACCGTGATCCGCTCCCCGGGCAACGTGCAGCGACCCCGGCTCCAGCCCTACAGCCCGGGCCTGGCGAGCCGGGTCTGGTACGGCGGGGGCAGCACCCGTTCGGTGCGCTGGGCGGGGGAGCAGGGGCTGAACCTGCTCACCGGCAACATCGTGGCCGCGGAGCGGGAGACGTTCCTGCAGTCGCAGCTCCAGCTGGTGCGCGAGTACCGGCAGCTCTCGAGGGGCCGGGTGGCCCTGGGCCGGGTGATCCTGCCGTGGGACAGCGCCTCGCGAGCCACCCGCGAGCGCTACCGCGCGTACGGGGCGAGCCGGCACGAGCGCACCCTGGCCCCGGTCGAGATCGGCGGCCGGCGCATGCACATCGCCCCCGACCTGGTCGGCCCGAGCGACGAGATCCTCGAGCAGCTGCACGCCGATCCGGTGCTGGCCGAGGTCTCGGAACTGCGCCTGGAACTGCCCTACGAGTTCGTCCGGGAGGACTACGAGCAGATCCTGCGCGACACCACCGAGCTGATCGCTCCGGAACTGGGCTGGAAGGCGTCCTGA
- a CDS encoding phosphoribosylanthranilate isomerase: MFVKICGLRDLPSARVAVDAGADAIGFVYHPASPRHVEPAQIRSMVDALMVDARGDVPVETVLVVRGRPIEEVLRVARESGVRTVQFHGGEPDADLQQAVDAGFTVMRALSLAEYVAGGSSGGTSRPPGGRGTFIDARLLLDAPEPGQGQLMEVPDRALLPRTPWILAGGLGVDNVRAQIESLRPDGVDVSSGVESARGVKDHAKIRQFIANARS; encoded by the coding sequence GTGTTCGTGAAGATCTGTGGCCTGCGCGACCTCCCCTCAGCCCGCGTCGCGGTGGACGCCGGGGCCGATGCGATCGGTTTCGTCTACCACCCGGCCAGCCCGCGTCACGTCGAGCCGGCGCAGATCCGGTCGATGGTCGATGCACTGATGGTGGACGCGCGGGGTGACGTTCCGGTCGAGACCGTCCTGGTGGTGCGGGGCCGGCCGATCGAGGAGGTGCTGCGCGTGGCGCGGGAGAGTGGCGTGCGCACCGTCCAGTTCCACGGTGGTGAGCCCGACGCCGACCTGCAGCAGGCGGTGGACGCGGGGTTCACGGTGATGCGGGCCCTGTCGCTGGCCGAGTACGTCGCGGGCGGTTCCTCTGGGGGCACCTCCCGGCCCCCTGGGGGCCGGGGGACCTTCATTGATGCCCGTCTGCTCCTGGATGCCCCCGAACCCGGCCAGGGACAGCTCATGGAGGTCCCCGACCGGGCCCTCCTTCCCCGCACGCCGTGGATCCTGGCCGGTGGCCTGGGGGTCGACAACGTCCGGGCGCAGATCGAGAGTCTGCGCCCCGACGGTGTCGACGTGTCCAGCGGTGTGGAATCGGCGCGCGGGGTGAAGGATCACGCGAAGATCCGGCAGTTCATCGCGAACGCGCGCTCTTAA
- a CDS encoding SDR family NAD(P)-dependent oxidoreductase, producing MDINHSTVLIAGGTSGLGLGIAQKLAAAGSTVIVGGRRADLLAAIAAQNPGIGTVEIDVTDDASVAAARDTVLGQYPDLSAVITMSGIMIAEDLRKADHFEATRRTVETNLLGTIRVVDAFTPHFLQRGAGTIVTVTSGIAFVPFPLTPAYGATKAGIHSYTESLREQLAGTGVEVTELIPPLVATTLMGESQQNDPNAMPLQDFVDESVGLLSQQPTPREITVQRVEAQRHAVVNGIYDQMLSRFSGALAALGR from the coding sequence ATGGACATCAACCACAGCACCGTTCTCATCGCCGGCGGCACGAGCGGCCTCGGGCTCGGCATCGCGCAGAAGCTCGCCGCGGCCGGTAGCACCGTCATCGTCGGGGGTCGCCGGGCCGACCTGCTCGCCGCCATCGCCGCGCAGAACCCGGGCATCGGCACCGTGGAGATCGACGTCACCGACGACGCCTCCGTGGCCGCCGCCCGCGACACGGTGCTCGGGCAGTACCCCGACCTGAGCGCCGTGATCACCATGTCGGGCATCATGATCGCCGAAGACCTGCGCAAGGCCGACCATTTCGAAGCGACCCGGCGCACGGTCGAGACGAACCTGCTCGGCACCATCCGGGTGGTGGACGCGTTCACCCCGCATTTCCTACAGCGTGGCGCGGGCACGATCGTCACCGTGACCTCGGGCATCGCGTTCGTGCCCTTCCCTCTGACGCCGGCCTACGGGGCGACGAAGGCGGGCATCCACTCCTACACCGAATCGCTGCGGGAGCAGCTGGCCGGCACCGGTGTGGAGGTGACCGAGCTGATCCCGCCGCTGGTAGCCACCACACTGATGGGCGAGAGTCAGCAGAACGACCCGAACGCCATGCCGTTGCAGGACTTCGTCGACGAGTCGGTGGGGCTGCTCTCCCAGCAGCCGACGCCGCGTGAGATCACCGTCCAGCGGGTCGAGGCCCAGCGCCACGCGGTGGTCAACGGCATCTACGACCAGATGCTGAGCCGATTCTCCGGCGCCCTCGCGGCTCTGGGTCGTTAA
- a CDS encoding heme-binding protein has protein sequence MTTVDAPTDPLSHPAHVPLGDPTTALLQPAQIGPLHGVPRQSGYRAVPRQRTVSDELGPLQDLPGIWEGPGFSLIARPDFDADNPDGFFLQLNLLRETIEFTSIGSPVFNRGSLQSDIAMFGVTYLHRVTDAITGEALHIEPGLWLTIPPTTQPESGPSIARLATVPHGNAACAFGHAEDEEMPGLPTIPPVNTVPFPVGSPVPPPGTINPFAAYDLGQESPFRTSPVPPNITQAVLDDPNTLLRAALRGLQIQHITRLITNTPPTGGVANIPFITANADNPTLNSVFAIQSIVGPGGREYQQLQYAQTALLNFRGLSWPHVTVGTLVKAF, from the coding sequence ATGACCACCGTTGACGCCCCCACCGATCCGCTCAGCCACCCGGCGCACGTTCCCCTCGGCGACCCCACCACGGCCCTGCTGCAACCGGCCCAGATCGGCCCGCTGCACGGTGTTCCGCGACAGAGCGGCTACCGGGCCGTGCCCCGCCAGCGCACCGTCTCGGACGAGCTCGGGCCCCTGCAGGACCTGCCCGGCATCTGGGAGGGGCCCGGGTTCAGCCTGATCGCCCGACCCGACTTCGACGCCGACAACCCCGACGGTTTCTTCTTGCAGCTCAACCTGTTACGCGAGACCATCGAGTTCACCTCGATCGGGTCCCCGGTGTTCAACCGGGGCAGCCTGCAGAGCGACATCGCCATGTTCGGTGTGACCTACCTGCACCGGGTCACCGACGCGATCACCGGTGAGGCCCTGCACATCGAACCCGGTCTGTGGCTGACCATCCCGCCGACCACCCAACCCGAGTCGGGGCCCAGCATCGCCCGGCTGGCCACCGTCCCCCACGGGAACGCCGCCTGCGCCTTCGGTCACGCCGAGGACGAGGAGATGCCCGGCCTCCCCACCATCCCGCCGGTCAACACCGTGCCGTTCCCGGTCGGCTCCCCGGTGCCACCACCCGGCACGATCAACCCGTTCGCGGCCTACGACCTGGGCCAGGAATCGCCGTTCCGCACCTCGCCCGTCCCCCCGAACATCACCCAGGCGGTGCTGGACGACCCGAACACCCTGCTGCGGGCAGCCCTGCGGGGCCTGCAGATCCAGCACATCACCCGGCTGATCACGAACACCCCGCCCACCGGCGGGGTCGCGAACATCCCCTTCATCACGGCCAATGCCGACAATCCGACCCTGAATTCGGTGTTCGCGATCCAGAGCATCGTCGGGCCGGGCGGGCGCGAGTACCAGCAGCTGCAGTACGCCCAGACCGCCCTGCTCAACTTCCGCGGCCTGAGCTGGCCCCACGTCACGGTCGGCACGCTGGTCAAGGCTTTCTGA
- a CDS encoding sugar phosphate isomerase/epimerase family protein, giving the protein MTHRDIYLSFFMFTTDLRPADPEYTKVVVRHIRELKRLGYRGFDLPVHPDPTVLDHRDEVESYVGLKRALDAAGLDDVGFTTNVATLRTFDPTSPYEQQREIALDYLKSRVDITAALGGDVMAGPIVFPYNQFPTTDFGEPIWSDALQDWLPPRYANAQPVLDRLGSYAADRGVRLAIEPVDHWEQPAPNQVEDVLRFLDGVPSRQVGVCVDSAHVVLGSSGPEVFQQAVREAADTGRLNYVQISPPDRGAVRDSWIPWEVFLNTVIPRYQGPLLIEIFNAIPDFLTTLRLTRRTFWVPGEDEPVAGTPDAYTVAAESIEELEKQLTRVHRKDNALEGHR; this is encoded by the coding sequence ATGACGCACCGGGACATCTACCTCAGCTTCTTCATGTTCACCACCGACCTGCGACCGGCCGATCCGGAGTACACCAAGGTCGTCGTGCGACACATCCGGGAGCTGAAACGCCTGGGATACCGTGGTTTCGATCTTCCGGTGCATCCCGACCCGACCGTGCTCGACCACCGTGACGAGGTGGAGAGCTACGTCGGCCTCAAGCGCGCCCTGGACGCCGCCGGGCTGGACGACGTCGGCTTCACCACCAACGTGGCCACCCTGCGCACGTTCGACCCCACCTCGCCGTACGAGCAGCAGCGCGAGATCGCCCTGGACTACCTGAAGTCGCGGGTCGACATCACCGCGGCCCTGGGCGGCGACGTCATGGCCGGCCCGATCGTGTTTCCCTACAACCAGTTCCCCACCACCGACTTCGGCGAACCGATCTGGAGCGACGCCCTGCAGGACTGGCTGCCGCCGCGGTACGCGAACGCCCAGCCGGTGCTCGACCGGCTCGGCTCGTACGCGGCCGACCGGGGGGTGAGACTCGCGATCGAGCCGGTCGACCACTGGGAGCAACCCGCGCCCAACCAGGTCGAAGACGTGCTGAGGTTCCTCGACGGCGTTCCCAGCCGGCAGGTCGGGGTGTGCGTCGACAGCGCCCACGTGGTGCTCGGCAGCAGCGGGCCGGAGGTGTTCCAGCAGGCCGTGCGGGAGGCGGCCGACACCGGTCGCCTCAACTACGTCCAGATCTCACCGCCCGACCGGGGTGCGGTGCGCGACAGCTGGATTCCCTGGGAGGTGTTCCTGAACACCGTGATACCCCGCTACCAGGGCCCTCTACTGATCGAGATCTTCAACGCGATACCGGACTTCCTGACCACGTTGCGGCTGACCCGCCGCACGTTCTGGGTACCCGGTGAGGACGAGCCGGTCGCCGGGACACCGGACGCCTACACGGTGGCCGCCGAGTCGATCGAGGAGCTCGAGAAACAACTCACCCGTGTGCACCGGAAGGACAACGCACTGGAAGGACACCGATGA
- the iolE gene encoding myo-inosose-2 dehydratase, producing the protein MTVKELTPDRVKLGITPTLWWNDDFPDIDIGIPFGEAVSEMALAGFQGCSIGHKYPTDPAELKSALDLRGLTVSEPWVSTYFTIDGMTEQTVAAFEDRLTFLKAVGGHDIVVAEFGNTSHILPVALFANRARFDDAQWDRLCDGLNRLGRIANEAGMRLCYHHHMGTGVMTRADVDRLLAGTDPALVNLLLDTGHLQFAGDDPLDAVRAHADRIKHVHLKDLRPPIVSRVREENLSFQQGIEDGVFTVPGDGSIDFEPILQALGDAGYEGWLVVEAEQDPAKANPLEYALKARRYLRDVLGW; encoded by the coding sequence ATGACCGTGAAGGAACTCACCCCCGACCGGGTGAAACTCGGTATCACCCCGACTCTCTGGTGGAACGACGATTTCCCGGACATCGACATCGGCATCCCGTTCGGCGAGGCCGTGAGCGAGATGGCCCTGGCCGGCTTCCAGGGATGCAGCATCGGGCACAAGTACCCGACCGACCCGGCCGAGCTGAAGAGCGCCCTGGACCTGCGCGGCCTCACGGTCTCCGAGCCGTGGGTGAGCACGTACTTCACCATCGACGGCATGACGGAACAGACGGTGGCCGCGTTCGAGGACCGGCTCACCTTCCTCAAGGCCGTCGGCGGTCACGACATCGTGGTGGCCGAGTTCGGCAACACCTCGCACATCCTTCCGGTGGCCCTGTTCGCCAATCGCGCCCGGTTCGACGATGCCCAGTGGGACCGCTTGTGCGACGGCCTGAACCGGCTGGGCCGGATCGCGAACGAGGCCGGGATGCGGCTGTGCTACCACCATCACATGGGCACCGGGGTGATGACCCGCGCCGACGTGGACCGGCTCCTGGCCGGCACCGATCCCGCGCTCGTGAACCTGCTCCTGGACACCGGGCATCTGCAATTCGCCGGCGATGACCCGCTGGACGCCGTGAGAGCCCACGCCGATCGCATCAAACACGTTCATCTGAAAGACCTCCGGCCACCGATCGTGAGCCGGGTCCGCGAGGAGAATCTCTCGTTCCAGCAGGGCATCGAAGACGGCGTGTTCACCGTGCCGGGCGACGGCTCGATCGATTTCGAGCCGATCCTGCAGGCCCTGGGCGATGCCGGGTACGAGGGCTGGCTGGTGGTCGAGGCCGAGCAGGACCCGGCCAAGGCCAACCCGCTGGAGTACGCCCTCAAGGCCCGGCGTTACCTGCGCGACGTCCTGGGCTGGTGA
- a CDS encoding ferritin-like protein, translated as MTQHTLIKEDRLPGEIHRLSDLEAYLNAALRLEHATIPPYLTALYSLHPGSNSDAQHVIRVVAVEEMLHLTLVANVMNAIGLHVDLTADDFVPNYPAHLPSGEIDFLVDVQPFSQAAVTTFLNIERPAKAPTEESRLLPCPDASELGVGTVLAASPLDPSVRYYSIGEFYDEIERGLRYLDRTFREEGRELFVGNASWQITPEYFYSGGGEALAVVDLATALRALTVIAEQGEGMGGGIYDGEGELSHYYRFEQIQLARYYQKGDIPGRPSGPGLDVDFHAVYPVAINAELADYPPGSPVLEAAQRFNQTYADFLAYLTQAYNGAPSRLLDAVPWMFRLRDDINQLIRNPHPSVPGVNASPVFERIPIDRGARA; from the coding sequence ATGACCCAGCACACCCTGATCAAGGAAGACCGCCTCCCGGGCGAGATCCACCGTCTGTCCGACCTCGAGGCGTACCTGAACGCCGCTCTGCGTCTGGAGCACGCCACGATCCCGCCGTACCTGACCGCTCTGTACTCACTGCACCCGGGCAGCAACTCGGACGCCCAGCACGTGATCCGGGTGGTGGCGGTCGAGGAGATGCTGCACCTGACCCTGGTCGCCAACGTGATGAACGCGATCGGCCTGCACGTCGACCTGACGGCCGACGACTTCGTGCCCAACTATCCTGCGCACCTGCCCAGCGGTGAGATCGACTTCCTGGTCGACGTGCAGCCGTTCTCGCAGGCGGCCGTCACCACGTTCCTCAACATCGAGCGCCCGGCCAAGGCACCGACCGAAGAGAGCCGCCTCCTGCCCTGCCCCGATGCGAGTGAGCTCGGTGTCGGCACCGTACTGGCCGCCAGCCCGCTCGACCCGAGTGTGCGCTACTACAGCATCGGTGAGTTCTACGACGAGATCGAGCGCGGTCTGCGCTACCTCGACCGCACCTTCCGCGAGGAGGGCCGGGAACTGTTCGTGGGCAATGCCTCCTGGCAGATCACACCCGAGTACTTCTACTCCGGCGGCGGTGAGGCGCTGGCGGTCGTCGATCTGGCCACCGCGCTGCGGGCCCTCACCGTGATCGCCGAGCAGGGTGAGGGGATGGGCGGTGGCATCTACGACGGCGAGGGCGAGCTCTCGCACTACTACCGCTTCGAGCAGATCCAGCTCGCCCGTTACTACCAGAAGGGTGACATCCCGGGCCGGCCCAGCGGCCCCGGCCTCGACGTCGACTTCCACGCCGTCTACCCGGTCGCGATCAACGCCGAGCTGGCCGACTACCCACCGGGGTCACCGGTTCTCGAGGCGGCGCAGCGTTTCAACCAGACCTACGCCGATTTCCTCGCCTACCTGACGCAGGCGTACAACGGCGCCCCGAGCCGGCTGCTCGACGCCGTCCCGTGGATGTTCCGTCTGCGCGACGACATCAACCAGCTGATCCGCAACCCGCACCCGAGCGTTCCGGGAGTCAACGCGTCCCCCGTCTTCGAGCGCATTCCCATCGACCGGGGAGCCCGAGCATGA
- a CDS encoding GMC family oxidoreductase has protein sequence MIFPQGAGVRTTPAAVAETVYDVVIVGGGICGALMADHLSREGRSVLVLEAGPAGDMGIKDYEAYLNEFYAAAVKDNQSPYPVTPTVPMPRSSDARPLVPGEPNTDGYLVQNGPHSTDTTYTRVLGGTTMHWEAKILRMLPEDFELAERYEQGPRWPLGYADLEPDYREVEREIGVCAEVEDQQYLGMTFPRDYVYPMRGLPQSYLDRVVARDVDGTKVELGGHEFSLRVRPFPQGRNGIPNPAYDNGRGFVPVGAVSTTQVEEGERCQGNNNCVPLCPVQAKYHAGKTLSKALQRGVEILTQAVAYQVHTDPENGRVTQIEYRRYRDPASVEYETGYARGRTYVLATNAIENARLMLASGLQTRSDLIGRNLMDHAYLLTWGLLPEIAGTGRGTNCTSGIVDLRGGAFRRDQASFSVDIHNDGWGWATGSPVSDLIRIVDEGAHGFDLRRALVDQVSRQLLLAHMIEVLPERYNTVTVDPQYRDQLGNLRPVISFSVPDYSMKGAAFARHLSRRLFAQLGVEDHTEYRPQEYGYVEFEDQGYRILGGNHLAGTHIMGSSPGTSVVDPAQRSWEHANLYLVGGGSMPTIGTANITLTAAALCLRTARHLHRELQQQDQPLALATV, from the coding sequence GTGATTTTTCCTCAGGGGGCCGGTGTTCGCACCACCCCGGCCGCGGTCGCCGAGACCGTCTACGACGTCGTGATCGTGGGTGGTGGGATCTGCGGGGCGCTCATGGCCGACCACCTCAGCCGGGAAGGCCGCTCGGTGCTCGTGCTCGAGGCCGGCCCGGCCGGTGACATGGGTATCAAGGACTACGAGGCCTACCTCAACGAGTTCTACGCCGCGGCTGTCAAGGACAACCAGTCCCCCTACCCGGTGACCCCGACCGTGCCGATGCCGCGCAGCTCCGACGCGCGTCCTCTGGTACCCGGTGAGCCCAACACCGACGGCTACCTCGTGCAGAACGGGCCGCACTCCACCGACACCACCTACACCAGGGTGCTGGGCGGCACGACGATGCACTGGGAGGCCAAGATCCTGCGGATGCTCCCGGAGGACTTCGAACTCGCCGAGCGTTACGAGCAGGGGCCGCGATGGCCCCTGGGGTACGCCGATCTGGAACCGGACTACCGGGAGGTCGAGAGGGAGATCGGCGTCTGCGCCGAGGTGGAGGACCAGCAGTACCTCGGCATGACGTTCCCCCGCGACTACGTGTACCCGATGCGGGGCCTGCCGCAGTCCTACCTCGACCGGGTGGTGGCCCGCGACGTCGACGGCACCAAGGTCGAGCTCGGCGGGCACGAGTTCTCCCTGAGGGTGCGGCCGTTCCCCCAGGGCCGCAACGGCATCCCGAACCCGGCGTACGACAACGGCCGGGGCTTCGTGCCGGTGGGTGCGGTCAGTACCACCCAGGTCGAGGAGGGAGAACGCTGCCAGGGCAACAACAACTGCGTGCCGCTGTGCCCGGTACAGGCGAAGTACCACGCCGGCAAGACCCTCTCCAAGGCCCTGCAGCGTGGCGTCGAGATACTCACCCAGGCCGTGGCCTATCAGGTGCACACCGACCCCGAGAACGGGCGGGTCACGCAGATCGAGTACCGGCGCTACCGTGACCCCGCATCGGTGGAGTACGAGACCGGTTACGCCCGCGGCCGGACCTACGTGCTGGCCACGAACGCGATCGAGAACGCACGGCTGATGCTCGCCTCGGGCCTGCAGACCCGCAGCGACCTGATCGGCCGCAACCTGATGGACCACGCCTACCTGCTCACCTGGGGCCTGCTGCCCGAGATCGCGGGCACCGGGCGCGGCACCAACTGCACGTCCGGCATCGTCGACCTGCGCGGTGGTGCCTTCCGCCGGGACCAGGCCAGTTTCAGCGTCGACATCCACAATGACGGCTGGGGCTGGGCCACCGGATCACCGGTCTCCGACCTGATCCGGATCGTGGACGAGGGCGCCCACGGTTTCGACCTGCGCCGGGCCCTCGTCGACCAGGTGAGCCGCCAGCTGCTGCTCGCCCACATGATCGAGGTCCTGCCCGAGCGGTACAACACCGTCACCGTCGACCCGCAGTACCGCGACCAGCTGGGCAACCTGCGCCCGGTGATCTCGTTCTCGGTGCCCGACTACTCGATGAAGGGGGCGGCCTTCGCCCGGCACCTGTCCCGCCGGCTGTTCGCGCAGCTCGGGGTCGAGGACCACACCGAGTACCGGCCGCAGGAGTACGGTTACGTGGAGTTCGAGGACCAGGGCTACCGCATCCTCGGCGGCAACCACCTGGCCGGCACCCACATCATGGGCAGCAGTCCGGGCACCTCCGTGGTGGACCCCGCCCAGCGCAGCTGGGAGCACGCCAACCTCTACCTCGTCGGTGGCGGCAGCATGCCGACGATCGGCACGGCCAACATCACCCTGACGGCGGCCGCGCTCTGCCTGCGCACCGCCCGGCACCTGCACCGGGAACTCCAGCAGCAGGACCAGCCGCTCGCCCTGGCCACCGTCTAA